GTCCTGGAAAAGATCCGGACCGCGGAAAAAGACAGCGCCCTGGACGGGATCATTCTCCGGATCGGCGGTTTCTCCGGCGGTCTGGGGGGCGAAGCGATGGTCCAGGAGATCCGGTCCGCCCTGCAGCGCTTCAAGGCGAAAGGGAAAAAGGTCATCGCCTACATCGAAGGCTCGGCGATCGGCGACGAATATTATCTCGCCTCGGCGGCCGATAAGATCGTCGCCGCGCCCGGTTCCGGGATCGCCGGTTTCGGCAAAAGCATCGAGATCTACCGCTTCGGCGGGCTCTTCGAGAAGTTCGGCGTCGAGTGGCAGATCCTGACCAAGGGGGAATACAAGAGCTCGTTCGACTGGTTATCGCCCCCCTCCACGCAGAAACAGAAAGCGATGCTGGCGGGGATAGTGAGCGACCTCTACCGCCAGATGCTGACCGATATCGCGGCCAGCCGGAAGATGCCGCTCGAAAAAGTGAAAGAGATCGGCGACGGGATGTTCTTCCCGTCCGGGCTGGCGTTGAAAATGGGGCTGGTCGACAAGGTCGGCTATTTCCGCGACGTCATGGCCTACGCCTGCGAGAATTGCGGCGAGAAAGGCGAGGTCAAGCTGGTCGAGCCGCAGCAGCTGGAGGCGGACGATTCGCTCTTCAGCCAGGTCTTCGGCGTGGCGGTGATCGAGGTCGACGGGGAGATCGTCTCCGGTTACGGCGGGCAGAACTTCCTCTTCGGCGGCGCGGCGGCCGGCGCCGACAAGATCGTCCGCAACCTGCGCCAGGCGGCGGACGACATCTTCGTCAAGTCGATCATTCTCCGGATCGACAGCCCCGGCGGCTCGCCGATCGCGGCCGGCGAGATCGTGCAGGCGATCAAATACGCCCAGGAAAAGAAGAAACCGGTCATCGCCTCGCTGGGCGGGATGGCCGCGTCGGGCGGCTACTACATCGCCGCCGCCGCGGACAAGATCGTCGCCAATCCGGCCACCATTACCGGCCACATCGGCGTGATCGGCTACTACCCGCAGTTCGCCGGCTTGCTCGGCAAACTGGGGATCACCACCGAAGTGGTCAAAGAGGGGAGTCATTCCGACATGTTCTCCGGCCTGCGCAAGTTCACCTCGGTCGAGGTGCTGGCGCTCGACCGGCTGCTGGAAGAATCGTACCGCGATTTTGTTAACACGGTGGCCGCGGGGCGCAAGCTGCCGACCGCCGAAGTGGAGAAGATCGCGCAGGGGCGGGTCTACACCGGCGCCCAGGCGCTGGGCGTCAAACTGGTCGATCAATTGGGCGGGTTCGCGGCGGCGCTCGAGCTGGCCAGGCAGGAGAGTAAACTGGCCGGCGAGCCGCGGCTGATCTATTACCGGGACGTCAGTCCCTGGTTGCAGGTTGGCCAGGGAGTAAGCTCGGCTTTGGGCTTACCTCCCTTGTTCCCACAATATAGGTGATCTGCTCGGGATAGACCATGCCGAGCCGGCCGGTGGCGTAATCTTCCACGTAACTAAGGTTTTCCCCCCGGGCGACCTGGCTTCCCAGCTGCCGGTTAACGGCTTTCAGCTCGTTGACCTTCACTTTAATGTCGGTGATCCGGTATTTCAGCGTGATATTCTGGGCGAAGACAAAAAGATGGATCCCCGCCAGGAGCAGGAAGAACGCGAGGATCGAAGTTGCCAGGCGAAAGTTCATAGTTTTTCCGCTGCTCTCAGTTTGGCGCTGGCCGCCCGCGGGTTTTTAGCTATTTCTTCCGCCGCGGCGGTCAACGGCTTCTTGGTCAACACCGTCAGTATACCAGCTTTTTTCGCGGCGTTGAACGTTTGCTTCACGATCCGGTCCTCCAGCGAGTGGTAGGCGAGGACGACGATCCGGCCGCCCGGCTTGAGCAGTGCCACGGCGTCGGTCAGCGCCGTTTGCAGGCTGTCCAGCTCCCGGTTGACGGCGATCCTTAAAGCTTGGAAAACCCTGGTGACCGATTCGCGCTTCTTCCAGGTCGGGATCGCTTTTTCCACCAGCGCTTTCAGCTGAAAAGTCGTCTCGATCGTCCCGTCCGCCTTTTCCCTGCTCCAGCGGATCTTCTCGGCGATCCGTTTGGCGAACCGCTCTTCGCCGTACTCCTTGATGATCCTGGCCAGCTCGTCCGCCGGATAAAGGTTAACGATCTCCAAAGCGGTCAGCTTCTGCCGTTTGTCCATCCGCATGTCGAGCGGCCCGTCTTCCCTCAAGCTGAACCCGCGCCCCGGCTCGTCCAGCTGGTACGACGAGACCCCCAGGTCAAAAAGAAACCCGTCGACTTTCTTTTTGAGGTGATCCTTGAGAGTGGAAAAGTTGTCATTGATATAAACGATGTCGTTATATTTGGCCAGGCGCTGCTGCGCGGCCGCGATCGCTTCACTGTCCTGGTCAAAGCCGAATATTTTGAGGTTTGCAGCTTGAAGTTTGAGTTTCTCGGTATGCCCTGCGCCACCGAGGGTGCAATCGACAATAACCTTGCCATTGGCCGGAGCGAGATAGTCGACGACCTGCTCGGCCAGCACCGGGTCATGTTGATACGGGATAGCCATCGTGTTAGCATTATAACATGTTGCTGGACGACATTATTTTGGCGAAAAAAGAGTCGGTCGCCGCCCTTAAAGAGCACTTCAAGGTAAAGAGCGTCGGTAAGCTCGTTGTTGGCCTTCCCAAAACCCGCGGCTTTCTCAAGCCGGGCAAGTTCTCCCTGATCGCCGAGCTGAAAAAAGCTTCTCCCTCGGCCGGTTTACTGGTGGAGAATTATAAGCCGGCTTACCTCGCCAAGGCGTACGAAGAGGCGGGGGCCCAGGCGCTTTCGGTGCTGACCGACGGGCCATTTTTCCAGGGGAAGCTGGAGCACCTGAACGAAGCCAAAGAGGCGACGACGGTCCCGGTCCTGCGCAAGGATTTTATCATTGACGAGGTCCAGCTCTACGAGTCGCGAATAGCCGGGGCCGACGCCGTTCTGTTGATCGCCCGGATCCTGACCGACGCGCAGATCAAGGCCTTCTTGTCGTTAGCCGGGGAGCTGCGGCTCAAATGCCTGGTCGAAACGCATGACGCGCGGGAGGTGGAACGCGCGTTGAAAAGCGGCGCGAACTATATCGGCATCAACAACCGCGACCTCGACACGCTCAAGGTCGACCTCGCCACGACGCTGACGCTGATGGATAAATATCCGGAATTGAAGAACCGGCTGGTCATCTCCGAGAGCGGGATAAGCAGCGCGGAGCAGGTCAAGGGACTAAAGGACAAAGGGGTCTCCGGGGTCTTGATCGGCGAGAGTATCCTGAAGAGCCGCGACGTCTCCGCCAAGATCCGGGAGTTGCTCGGCGGTTAGTATGTGCATTTTCTGCAAAATAGTGAAGAAAGAGATCCCGGCGAGCATCGTCTACGAAGACGACCAGGTCCTCGCGTTTAACGACATCGCGCCGCAGGCGCCGGTCCATATCCTGGTCATCCCCAAAGTCCATGTTGATTCCCTCTCCGCGGTCAAAGATTACTCGATCTTCCCCGGCTTGATGAAGATCGTCAACAAAGTGGCGACGGAGAAGGGGATAGACAAAAGCGGTTTCCGGACCGTGATCAATAACGGGCGGGCCGCCGGCATGGCGGTCGACCATCTGCACATCCACGTTCTCGGCGGGCGCGGTTTTTCTTGGCCCCCGGGGTGAGTTGAGGAGGCAAGATCATGGGAATGTTCGATAATGTCGGGAAAATGGGCGAGATGCTGCAAAAGGCGCGGGAGCTGCAGGCGGAGGTCAAAAGAGCGCGCTACGAGTCGGTGAGCGAGGGGGTCAGGGTGGTCATTAACGGCGAAATGGAGATCGCCGAGCTTTTTATCCCGCCGACCCTGCAGGGCGACAAGGTCACCAAAGCGGTCCGCGAAGCGGTCAACCAGGGGCTAAAAACGGCCAAGGCCGACATGGCGCAGAAAATGCAAAGGATCACCGGCGGCTTACCGGGCGCGTGATCTTTCGTTCTCGGTCCGCAGTTTTTTCCGCAGCCGGATATGGTGCGGGGTCACTTCCACCAGCTCGTCGTCGTTGATGAACTCCAGCGCCTGCTCCAGCGATAATTTGATCGGCGGCGTCAGCTTGATCGCTTCGTCGGCGCTGGCGGCGCGGATGTTGGTCTGCTTCTTCTCCTTGGTCGGGTTCACGGTCATGTCGGTGTTGCGCGCGTTCTCGCCGACGATCATCCCCTCGTAAACTTCCACGCCGGGGCCGACGAACAGCCGGGAGCGCTGCTGCAGATTGTCCAGGGCGTAGGAGGCGGTTTTGCCCGGATTGCCGGAGATCAGGACCCCGTTGTACCGCTGGCCGATCTCTCCCTTGTAGCGCTCGAACCGGGCAAAAGAGTGGTGGACGATCCCTTCCCCCCTGGTATCCATGATGAACTCGGCGCGGAAGCCGAGCAGCCCGCGGGTCGGCACGTTATAGATCATGGTCGTCATCCCGTTCTTGTTGGTCATCTCCAGCATCTCGCCCTTGCGCTTGCCCAGCTTCTCGATCACCACGCCGGCGAACTCTTCCGGCACGTTGATGATCGCCTGTTCGATCGGCTCCATCTTTTCGCCGTGGACCGTCTTGTAGATCACCTTCGGCTGGGAGACCTGGATCTCGTAACCCTCGCGCCGCATCTGCTCCAGGAGGATCGAGAGGTGGAGCTCGCCGCGGCCGGAGACCCGGTAGCCTTCCGCCCCGCCGATCGCCTCGACCCGCAGGCCGACGTTGGTCTGCAGCTCCCGCTCCAGCCGCTCGCGCAGGTGGCGGTTCGTCACGAACTTCCCCTCCCGGCCGGCAAAGGGGGAGTCGTTGACCAAAAATTCCATGTTCAGCGTCGGCTCGTCGATCTGCAATAACGGCATCGGCTGCGGGTTGTCCGCCAGGCAGATCGTTTCGCCGATCGTGATGTCGGGGATGCCGGCGACGGCGACGATGTCGCCGCAGTCGACGCTGTCGACCTCGAGCTGTTTGAGCCCCTCAAAGATCGACAGTTTAATGATCTTGCCGGGGACGATCGAGCCGTCCCGCTTGCAGACCACGATGGCCTGGTTCTTCTGCAGCACGCCGGCGGTGACCCGGCCGATCGCGATCCGGCCGACGTAATCGTCGTACTTCAAGTTGGTCACCTGCATCTGCAGCGGCTGTCCGCTTTTGTCGGGGTAGGGTTTGACCCGGTCCAGGATCGTCTCGAAAAGCGGCCCGAGGTCTTTCCGCGCGTCGCCGAATTCCTTCATCGCCACTCCTTCGCGGGAGATGGAGTAGACGACCGGGAAATCGAGCTGCTCGTCGTTGGCCTCCAGTTTGACGAAGAGGTCGAAGATCAGGTCGATCGTCTTGTGCGCCCGGCGCCCTTCCTTGTCGACCTTGTCGATCTTGTTGATGACGACGATCGGCTTCAGGCCGAGCTTGAGCGACTTGGCCAGGACGAACTTGGTCTGCGGCATCGGTCCTTCCTTGGCGTCGACCAGCAGCAGGACGCTGTCGACCATCTTCATCACCCGCTCGACCTCCGAGCCGAAGTCGGCGTGGCCGGGGGTGTCCACGATGTTGATCTTGATGTCCCGGTAGTGGATCGAGCAGTTCTTGGAGAAGATGGTGATGCC
This window of the Candidatus Margulisiibacteriota bacterium genome carries:
- the trpC gene encoding indole-3-glycerol phosphate synthase TrpC yields the protein MLLDDIILAKKESVAALKEHFKVKSVGKLVVGLPKTRGFLKPGKFSLIAELKKASPSAGLLVENYKPAYLAKAYEEAGAQALSVLTDGPFFQGKLEHLNEAKEATTVPVLRKDFIIDEVQLYESRIAGADAVLLIARILTDAQIKAFLSLAGELRLKCLVETHDAREVERALKSGANYIGINNRDLDTLKVDLATTLTLMDKYPELKNRLVISESGISSAEQVKGLKDKGVSGVLIGESILKSRDVSAKIRELLGG
- the typA gene encoding translational GTPase TypA; translation: MKKIINIAIIAHVDHGKTTLTDHLLRQGGAFGERDEIPELVMDSNDLERERGITIFSKNCSIHYRDIKINIVDTPGHADFGSEVERVMKMVDSVLLLVDAKEGPMPQTKFVLAKSLKLGLKPIVVINKIDKVDKEGRRAHKTIDLIFDLFVKLEANDEQLDFPVVYSISREGVAMKEFGDARKDLGPLFETILDRVKPYPDKSGQPLQMQVTNLKYDDYVGRIAIGRVTAGVLQKNQAIVVCKRDGSIVPGKIIKLSIFEGLKQLEVDSVDCGDIVAVAGIPDITIGETICLADNPQPMPLLQIDEPTLNMEFLVNDSPFAGREGKFVTNRHLRERLERELQTNVGLRVEAIGGAEGYRVSGRGELHLSILLEQMRREGYEIQVSQPKVIYKTVHGEKMEPIEQAIINVPEEFAGVVIEKLGKRKGEMLEMTNKNGMTTMIYNVPTRGLLGFRAEFIMDTRGEGIVHHSFARFERYKGEIGQRYNGVLISGNPGKTASYALDNLQQRSRLFVGPGVEVYEGMIVGENARNTDMTVNPTKEKKQTNIRAASADEAIKLTPPIKLSLEQALEFINDDELVEVTPHHIRLRKKLRTENERSRAR
- the rsmH gene encoding 16S rRNA (cytosine(1402)-N(4))-methyltransferase RsmH, which codes for MAIPYQHDPVLAEQVVDYLAPANGKVIVDCTLGGAGHTEKLKLQAANLKIFGFDQDSEAIAAAQQRLAKYNDIVYINDNFSTLKDHLKKKVDGFLFDLGVSSYQLDEPGRGFSLREDGPLDMRMDKRQKLTALEIVNLYPADELARIIKEYGEERFAKRIAEKIRWSREKADGTIETTFQLKALVEKAIPTWKKRESVTRVFQALRIAVNRELDSLQTALTDAVALLKPGGRIVVLAYHSLEDRIVKQTFNAAKKAGILTVLTKKPLTAAAEEIAKNPRAASAKLRAAEKL
- a CDS encoding YbaB/EbfC family nucleoid-associated protein, with the translated sequence MGEMLQKARELQAEVKRARYESVSEGVRVVINGEMEIAELFIPPTLQGDKVTKAVREAVNQGLKTAKADMAQKMQRITGGLPGA
- a CDS encoding histidine triad nucleotide-binding protein, with amino-acid sequence MCIFCKIVKKEIPASIVYEDDQVLAFNDIAPQAPVHILVIPKVHVDSLSAVKDYSIFPGLMKIVNKVATEKGIDKSGFRTVINNGRAAGMAVDHLHIHVLGGRGFSWPPG
- the sppA gene encoding signal peptide peptidase SppA, coding for MFGNWPLLFGICLVFSISILAFSAQATELGDLVIKEGVGVRALGMGGAFAAVANDASAVFYNPAGLAEPGLGYTIGNLDSQQVNNEYGFTAVKLGFLGYVAGKATAKNGDHLAFSALGLGNRSGWFSWGANYKAQNWQTGGVPGNGWTGDIGFLARIMPQLRLAVVGQDILTTRERVVPASLRGGAALKLFDGKVLLAADAEIYRSQPNWGHLGLEMTLAKGFAVRGGLDRTTPTAGLTLDLAAFSFDYALQFPAAGPNIQRFEAGLKVSLDRERPFALFSPIEFTVIDMTGALKGGVTEYSFFGGFQPGLDSVLEKIRTAEKDSALDGIILRIGGFSGGLGGEAMVQEIRSALQRFKAKGKKVIAYIEGSAIGDEYYLASAADKIVAAPGSGIAGFGKSIEIYRFGGLFEKFGVEWQILTKGEYKSSFDWLSPPSTQKQKAMLAGIVSDLYRQMLTDIAASRKMPLEKVKEIGDGMFFPSGLALKMGLVDKVGYFRDVMAYACENCGEKGEVKLVEPQQLEADDSLFSQVFGVAVIEVDGEIVSGYGGQNFLFGGAAAGADKIVRNLRQAADDIFVKSIILRIDSPGGSPIAAGEIVQAIKYAQEKKKPVIASLGGMAASGGYYIAAAADKIVANPATITGHIGVIGYYPQFAGLLGKLGITTEVVKEGSHSDMFSGLRKFTSVEVLALDRLLEESYRDFVNTVAAGRKLPTAEVEKIAQGRVYTGAQALGVKLVDQLGGFAAALELARQESKLAGEPRLIYYRDVSPWLQVGQGVSSALGLPPLFPQYR